One segment of Primulina huaijiensis isolate GDHJ02 unplaced genomic scaffold, ASM1229523v2 scaffold25443, whole genome shotgun sequence DNA contains the following:
- the LOC140967499 gene encoding dolichyl-diphosphooligosaccharide--protein glycosyltransferase subunit STT3B-like, with product MGAAKVEKSPVDLLSSQGVNSMLKSFKLKTKQQELLIRVTILFLVYVLAFITRLFSVLRYESMIHEFDPYFNYRVTQFLTQKGYYEFWNWFDSESWYPLGRIIGGTLYPGLMVTAAIIYSTLRFLRFAVHIREVCVLTAPFFASNTTLVAYFFGKELWDSGAGLVAAALIAICPGYISRSVAGSYDNEGVAIFALLLTFYLFVKAVNTGSLTWALASAFGYFYMVSAWGGYVFIINLIPLYVMVLLIIGRFSMRLYVAYNCMYVLGMLLAMQIRFVGFQHVQSGEHMAAMGVFFLMQVFYFLDWVKYLLDDPKLFQAFLRITVTFTVGLGGIALGVGTASGYISPWTGRFYSLLDPTYAKDHIPIIASVSEHQPTAWSSFMFDFHVLLLLFPAGLYFCFKRLSDVTIFIVMYGLTSMYFAGVMVRLILVATPAVCLISAIAVSATIKNLTQLVRVKGKPALGGMNKGTTISKTSLKGSLDQSMPFQRNGALALLFGAFYLLSRYAIHCTWVTSEAYSSPSIVLAARGAHGNRVIFDDYREAYFWLRQNTPQDAKVMSWWDYGYQITAMGNRTVIVDNNTWNNTHIATVGRAMSSYENEAYDIMRSLDVDYVLVVFGGVTGYSSDDINKFLWMVRIGGGVFPVIKEPDYLVNGEYRVDKGAAPKMLNCLMYKLSYYRFGEMTTEYGKPPGYDRARGVEIGNKDVKLEYLEEAFTTSNWIVRIYKVKPPHNRW from the exons ATGGGGGCGGCGAAAGTGGAGAAATCACCGGTGGATCTACTCTCGTCCCAGGGAGtgaattcaatgctgaaatcctTTAAACTGAAAACAAAGCAGCAGGAGCTCTTGATCCGTGTCACGATCCTTTTCTTGGTGTACGTTCTGGCCTTCATTACTCGTTTGTTCAGTGTGTTGCGTTACGAGAGCATGATCCACGAGTTTGACCCATACTTCAACTATCGGGTGACCCAGTTCCTGACCCAGAAGGGGTATTACGAGTTCTGGAACTGGTTCGACTCAGAGAGCTGGTACCCACTAGGTAGGATCATCGGCGGGACGCTCTATCCTGGGCTCATGGTTACGGCTGCCATAATTTACTCGACCCTCCGCTTTCTCAG GTTTGCTGTGCACATCCGTGAAGTTTGTGTACTCACCGCTCCATTTTTTGCTTCCAACACGACTCTTGTTGCTTATTTCTTTGGGAAAGAGTTATGGGACTCTGGTGCTGGACTTGTAGCAGCTGCATTAATTGCTATCTGCCCAGGTTATATATCGAGGTCGGTGGCGGGCTCATATGATAACGAGGGTGTCGCTATATTTGCATTACTGCTTACATTCTATCTGTTTGTTAAGGCTGTGAATACAGGCTCACTTACTTGGGCCTTGGCCTCAGCTTTTGGGTATTTCTACATGGTTTCAGCATGGGGTGGTTATGTTTTCATTATCAATTTGATTCCGCTATATGTGATGGTCCTTTTGATTATTGGGAGATTCTCGATGAGATTATATGTGGCTTATAATTGCATGTATGTGCTGGGAATGTTACTGGCAATGCAGATTCGTTTTGTgggatttcagcatgtccaatCTGGAGAACACATGGCTGCAATGGGAGTGTTTTTCTTGATGCAG GTTTTCTACTTTTTGGATTGGGTTAAGTACCTACTAGATGATCCAAAGTTGTTTCAAGCATTCCTGAGGATCACAGTTACCTTTACAGTAGGTTTGGGAGGCATAGCTCTGGGAGTTGGAACTGCCTCCGGATATATTTCTCCATGGACTGGTCGATTTTATTCCCTCCTGGATCCAACATACGCAAAGGATCACATTCCTATCATCGCATCTGTCTCCGAACATCAGCCGACTGCATGGTCCTCTTTCATGTTTGATTTTCATGTGCTGTTGCTACTTTTCCCCGCCGGCCTGTATTTCTGCTTCAAGCGTTTGTCAGATGTGACGATATTCATAGTGATGTATGGTCTCACTAGCATGTACTTTGCTGGAGTCATGGTGCGGTTAATACTTGTTGCTACACCTGCGGTATGTCTCATCAGTGCCATTGCAGTCTCAGCCACTATAAAGAACTTAACTCAGCTGGTGAGGGTAAAAGGCAAGCCCGCCCTTGGTGGTATGAATAAAGGAACAACGATCTCCAAAACTTCTTTGAAG GGTTCACTGGATCAATCTATGCCTTTTCAGAGAAATGGAGCTTTAGCATTGCTTTTTGGAGCATTTTACCTGCTTAGCAGATATGCAATCCACTGTACTTGGGTTACATCAGAGGCTTACTCATCTCCATCAATTGTCTTAGCTGCCAGGGGTGCTCATGGGAATAGGGTCATTTTTGACGATTACCGTGAAGCATATTTTTGGCTGCGGCAAAATACTCCTCAGGACGCCAAAGTGATGTCTTGGTGGGATTATGGCTACCAAATTACTGCCATGGGAAATAGAACAGTGATTGTTGACAATAACACTTGGAATAACACACATATTGCCACTGTTGGGCGTGCTATGTCATCCTATGAGAATGAGGCATATGATATAATGAGATCGCTCGATGTTGACTATGTACTGGTGGTGTTTGGTGGTGTTACTGGTTATTCATCTGATGATATTAACAA ATTTTTATGGATGGTAAGAATTGGAGGTGGAGTTTTTCCTGTCATTAAGGAACCTGATTACCTTGTTAACGGAGAGTATCGTGTTGACAAAGGTGCAGCTCCGAAGATGTTAAATTGTCTGAT GTACAAACTATCATATTATCGATTTGGTGAGATGACGACAGAATATGGAAAGCCTCCCGG ATACGACAGAGCAAGAGGAGTAGAAATTGGAAATAAAGACGTAAAGCTGGAATATTTGGAAGAGGCATTCACCACATCAAACTGGATAGTCAGAATTTACAAGGTGAAACCCCCCCATAATAGGTGGTGA
- the LOC140967522 gene encoding dehydrogenase/reductase SDR family member FEY-like: MASQSSSADMRKGKEKENGKPLASEKVEMQAAKMKKEGLGWLNWLTGWFYLVYEMLFQRILASHLQNPMPLPPINDLTIIVTGSTSGIGKEIARQLAEAGAHVVMAVRNSKAANELIKKWQEEWLGRGLPLNMEVLELDLLSLDSVVRFAEVWNARSAPLHALINNAGIFSIGEPQKFSKDGYEEHLQVNHLAPSLLSVLLLPSLIRGSPSRIINVNSVMHYVGFVDTEDMNVASGKRKYTSLVGYSSSKLAEIMFSSILNKRLPAEAGINVVCVSPGIVHTNVARDLPKIVQAAYHLIPYFIFSPEEGSRSALFAATDPQLPDYCESLKAENWPVCAFISQDCRPTNPSEEAHDIETCYKVWEKTLEMIGLPFDAVERLIQGEEVECKYGAS; encoded by the exons ATGGCGTCCCAATCTTCGTCGGCTGATATGAGAAAGGGTAAGGAGAAGGAAAATGGCAAGCCCTTGGCCTCGGAGAAAGTTGAAATGCAGGCGGCGAAGATGAAGAAGGAAGGACTGGGGTGGCTCAACTGGCTAACTGGTTGGTTTTATCTGGTTTACGAGATGCTGTTCCAGAGGATTCTAGCCAGCCATTTGCAGAACCCAATGCCCCTTCCTCCTATTAATGACCTCACCATCATTGTTACAGGCTCCACCTCTGGGATCGGGAAAGAAATCGCTAG GCAGTTGGCAGAAGCAGGGGCGCATGTTGTGATGGCAGTAAGAAATTCAAAGGCTGCTAATGAGTTGATAAAGAAATGGCAGGAAGAGTGGTTAGGAAGGGGTCTTCCTCTTAATATGGAG GTCCTGGAACTTGATCTTCTTTCTCTGGACTCTGTTGTGAGATTCGCTGAAGTTTGGAATGCACGTTCAGCTCCTCTTCATGCTCTCATCAACAATGCTGGAATATTTTCCATTGGAG AACCACAAAAATTTTCAAAGGACGGTTATGAAGAGCACTTGCAAGTGAACCATCTAGCTCCATCTCTGCTCTCAGTATTGCTTTTGCCTTCCCTCATTAGAGGCTCCCCTAGCCGCATTATTAATGTGAATTCTGTT ATGCATTATGTAGGATTCGTGGATACAGAAGATATGAATGTTGCATCCGGAAAAAGAAAGTACACAAGTTTGGTGGGATACTCAAGCAGTAAACTAGCAGAG ATCATGTTCAGCAGTATTCTTAACAAGAGACTTCCAGCTGAAGCTGGCATAAATGTTGTGTGTGTTTCTCCTGGAATTGTCCACACCAATGTC GCTCGGGATCTTCCAAAGATTGTGCAAGCTGCGTATCATTTAATTCCCTATTTTATTTTCAGCCCAGAAGAAG GCTCCAGAAGTGCACTTTTTGCTGCCACCGATCCTCAATTGCCAGATTACTGCGAGTCGCTGAAAGCAGAAAATTGGCCAGTCTGTGCTTTCATCTCTCAAGACTGCCGTCCTACAAATCCATCGGAAGAAGCACACGACATTGAAACTTGTTATAAGGTTTGGGAGAAGACATTAGAGATGATTGGGTTGCCGTTTGATGCAGTAGAGAGACTTATACAAGGGGAAGAAGTCGAGTGCAAATATGGAGCCTCCTAA